One window from the genome of Enterobacter asburiae encodes:
- a CDS encoding helix-turn-helix transcriptional regulator, which produces MRVIMFDRHSLFIHGAIHSLQALIPEIDMTGTCQADDLWTQVSASPSAIVMIDGNVIQDDGIALLEEMLQRFPAIRVILVLAKKEARWVEQLRQRNIMAIIPRNAHPERFSAVLDSVSRGMVCFPGEWVRQPSSQALSSLSERQRDVLKLLAAGESNKEIGRNLNISAATVKAHLEALFRRLDVKNRTQAALFYTRATA; this is translated from the coding sequence ATGCGAGTAATCATGTTTGACAGGCATTCACTCTTTATTCACGGAGCGATACACAGCCTTCAGGCGTTAATTCCTGAAATAGATATGACAGGGACCTGTCAGGCGGACGATTTATGGACCCAGGTTTCCGCTTCGCCGTCAGCTATCGTCATGATTGACGGGAATGTCATCCAGGACGACGGGATCGCTTTGCTGGAAGAGATGCTGCAACGCTTTCCGGCGATACGCGTGATTCTGGTTCTGGCGAAAAAAGAGGCCAGATGGGTTGAACAATTGCGGCAGCGAAACATCATGGCCATTATTCCCCGAAATGCCCACCCGGAGCGGTTTTCCGCCGTGCTGGATTCGGTGTCCAGAGGGATGGTCTGTTTTCCCGGAGAGTGGGTCAGACAGCCGTCGTCGCAGGCGTTATCATCCCTGAGCGAGCGTCAGCGCGACGTGCTGAAATTGCTGGCGGCGGGGGAGTCAAACAAAGAGATTGGACGCAATCTCAACATCAGCGCGGCCACGGTAAAAGCGCACCTCGAGGCGCTTTTCCGGCGGCTGGACGTGAAAAACAGAACGCAGGCTGCCCTGTTCTATACCCGTGCAACGGCCTGA
- a CDS encoding lysozyme: MKGHALKISSAAIALIKKYQGLSLEKYRDENGLWVIGYGHVLRDRAHFRGPITPAEAEDLLHDDIQRCEALLRESVTRPLTQQQHDALVMMIFSFGEMPSLPNAIFQAVARV; the protein is encoded by the coding sequence ATGAAAGGTCATGCGCTGAAAATATCTTCTGCCGCCATTGCGTTAATAAAAAAATATCAGGGTCTTTCTCTGGAAAAATATCGTGACGAAAACGGATTATGGGTTATCGGCTATGGTCACGTGCTCCGCGATCGGGCGCATTTTCGCGGTCCCATCACGCCTGCCGAGGCAGAAGATTTGCTGCATGACGATATTCAGCGGTGTGAGGCGCTGCTGCGGGAAAGCGTGACACGCCCATTAACCCAACAGCAGCATGATGCGCTGGTTATGATGATATTCAGCTTCGGCGAGATGCCTTCGCTCCCAAACGCGATTTTTCAGGCCGTTGCACGGGTATAG
- a CDS encoding LysR family transcriptional regulator, whose protein sequence is MDKIHAMQLFVRVAELESFSRAAETLTLPKGSVSRQIQALENRLGTQLLHRTTRRVSLTQDGMVYYERAKDLLANLDELDGMFQHDPSSISGRLRVDMPVSVARNLVIPKLPAFLQQYPGIELELSSSDRLVDVIREGFDCVVRVGTLKDSGLIARPLGKLSVINCASPDYLERFGYPETLDDLGSHAVIHYAAMLGTRPQGFEFYNGSATQWIKTGGVLTVNSTETYQAACLAGLGIIQVPRVGVRDLLRAKKLIEILPQYRAEPMPVSLIYPHRRNLSRRVHLFMEWLTALTKAYVD, encoded by the coding sequence ATGGATAAAATTCACGCAATGCAGCTATTCGTCCGCGTCGCGGAACTGGAGAGTTTTTCCCGCGCGGCCGAAACATTAACCCTGCCGAAAGGCAGCGTTTCACGACAAATTCAGGCTCTGGAAAACCGGCTTGGCACCCAGCTATTGCACCGCACCACGCGACGCGTCAGCCTGACGCAGGACGGCATGGTCTATTACGAGCGGGCAAAAGATCTGCTGGCAAACCTTGATGAACTCGACGGCATGTTTCAGCACGATCCCTCCAGCATCAGCGGCCGTCTGCGCGTGGATATGCCCGTCAGTGTTGCTCGAAATTTAGTCATCCCTAAACTGCCTGCTTTTTTACAGCAGTATCCGGGTATCGAGCTGGAGCTCAGCAGCAGCGATCGCCTGGTGGATGTGATCCGTGAAGGGTTTGATTGCGTCGTCCGCGTCGGCACGCTCAAGGATTCAGGGCTGATTGCCCGTCCGCTGGGCAAGCTGTCGGTGATTAACTGCGCCAGCCCGGATTATCTGGAGCGATTTGGCTACCCGGAGACCCTGGACGATTTAGGCTCACACGCGGTGATCCACTACGCCGCGATGCTGGGAACCCGCCCGCAGGGCTTTGAGTTTTATAACGGCAGTGCGACGCAGTGGATAAAAACGGGCGGGGTGTTAACCGTCAACAGCACGGAAACTTACCAGGCCGCCTGCCTCGCCGGGCTGGGCATTATTCAGGTTCCGCGGGTTGGGGTGCGCGATTTGCTGCGCGCGAAGAAACTGATTGAGATCCTCCCGCAATACCGGGCCGAACCGATGCCTGTCTCCCTGATTTATCCCCACCGCCGCAACCTCTCCCGACGGGTCCATCTGTTCATGGAGTGGCTAACTGCACTCACAAAAGCTTACGTGGACTAG
- a CDS encoding GNAT family N-acetyltransferase — translation MPVLITPRLTCSPLQEQDWPFFLSLQQHPDVMRFVAEDRPVEAIREAFDSRLTPWSPGSAHWLCLVVRDAASQAPLGVTGYIHREEDCAEVGFLFAPEAQGKGYGFESLNSLCDYAFHQGGLRRLTATVTAGNTASRRLLEKARFRLEGELRESYYLAGRWQNDWLFGLLQQEYLNNNS, via the coding sequence ATGCCGGTTTTAATTACCCCTCGCCTTACCTGTTCGCCCCTGCAGGAACAAGACTGGCCCTTTTTTCTGTCCCTGCAGCAGCATCCCGACGTCATGCGCTTTGTGGCGGAAGACCGCCCCGTCGAAGCCATCCGCGAGGCGTTTGATTCGCGCCTGACGCCCTGGTCACCGGGCAGCGCGCATTGGCTTTGTCTCGTCGTACGTGACGCCGCCTCCCAGGCCCCGCTGGGCGTTACCGGGTATATTCATCGGGAGGAGGACTGTGCCGAAGTGGGCTTCCTTTTCGCACCCGAGGCGCAGGGGAAAGGTTACGGCTTTGAATCCCTGAACTCGCTTTGCGATTATGCTTTTCATCAGGGCGGTTTACGTCGACTCACCGCTACCGTCACCGCGGGGAATACCGCGTCAAGACGCCTGCTGGAAAAAGCCCGCTTTCGCCTGGAAGGTGAATTACGCGAAAGCTATTACCTCGCGGGTCGCTGGCAAAATGACTGGTTATTTGGTTTATTACAGCAGGAATACCTGAATAATAATTCCTGA
- a CDS encoding STY4199 family HEPN domain-containing protein, with protein sequence MTLSTSHHIREQFEHCLAVIRHASVEILLLLNVHASEGKDPRWFLEQLDSARLALGGWGAVAKKLNLNDAEMSEFTLQLRLLQQRVPQYESGQDVSENQLIAAMRFVTALEHLRLQQPLLTYSTDLAPGSELQQQQAQKQVRAIELMIKGLIQQAWPDQVRLNNHLKTLFNADRVRRWLKLGEINDVLSGMMFSELAQMLVDKKEFSRYYASLFSDPSMLTLLVEPRKTLQTFLDDIRQIRNSITVQKTLSSAQIQLLDNYYAQIARPVQRAFEEGRTRVNPAGFMAVDASELHTFWEKAQKMDRVTGGDLFEVRDTIEKPTQRAPRSPEQREQLISGALWGAVGVMVIAIVAGGFWLVTSSKPQPATASAAEAAPPQEMRETPSSRETLTRMGVTWDENNFRSAINRNDTRVTLLFLQGGMDWKLSWTEEAMSAGYDDVLELMLRYRQNMVEEKPCRRFINTLSHAMSNGESLTSVRKEYLKAFCTVPAVVKRQQHDLDMATRRAQSQPDAASKKWQSIQTAIYEVIR encoded by the coding sequence ATGACTCTCAGCACATCACACCATATTCGCGAACAGTTCGAACACTGTCTGGCGGTCATTCGCCATGCGTCGGTGGAAATTTTGCTTCTTCTGAATGTACATGCTTCTGAGGGCAAAGATCCACGCTGGTTCCTGGAACAACTCGACAGCGCGCGATTAGCTCTGGGCGGCTGGGGAGCCGTTGCGAAAAAACTCAACCTGAATGATGCCGAGATGTCGGAATTTACGCTCCAGCTGCGTCTGCTGCAGCAGCGCGTTCCGCAGTATGAAAGCGGACAGGATGTGAGTGAAAACCAGCTTATTGCGGCGATGCGGTTTGTCACCGCGCTGGAACATCTTCGCCTGCAGCAGCCGCTGTTGACCTACAGCACGGACCTGGCGCCGGGAAGCGAACTTCAGCAGCAGCAGGCGCAAAAGCAAGTACGCGCGATTGAGCTGATGATTAAAGGGCTCATCCAGCAGGCCTGGCCCGATCAGGTGCGGCTGAACAACCATCTTAAGACCCTGTTTAACGCTGACCGCGTGCGGCGCTGGCTGAAGCTTGGCGAGATCAACGATGTCCTGAGCGGCATGATGTTCAGCGAGCTGGCGCAGATGCTGGTGGATAAAAAAGAGTTCAGCCGCTATTACGCCTCGCTGTTCAGCGACCCGTCTATGCTGACGCTGCTGGTTGAACCGCGCAAAACGCTGCAAACCTTCCTCGACGACATTCGACAAATCCGCAACAGCATCACCGTTCAGAAAACGCTAAGCTCGGCGCAAATTCAGCTGTTGGATAACTACTACGCGCAGATCGCGCGGCCCGTTCAGCGCGCGTTTGAAGAGGGGAGAACGCGCGTCAATCCGGCCGGATTTATGGCGGTAGATGCCAGCGAACTGCATACCTTCTGGGAAAAGGCGCAGAAAATGGATCGGGTCACCGGTGGGGATCTATTTGAAGTCCGTGACACCATTGAAAAGCCGACCCAGCGCGCGCCGCGCAGCCCCGAACAACGCGAACAGCTTATTTCCGGTGCGCTATGGGGGGCGGTTGGCGTTATGGTGATTGCCATCGTGGCGGGGGGATTCTGGCTGGTGACCAGCAGCAAACCGCAGCCTGCGACCGCCAGCGCGGCTGAAGCGGCCCCTCCGCAGGAAATGCGCGAGACGCCTTCCTCGCGTGAAACGCTCACGCGCATGGGGGTGACCTGGGACGAGAATAATTTCCGCTCGGCCATCAACCGCAACGATACCCGCGTGACCCTGCTGTTTTTGCAGGGCGGTATGGACTGGAAGCTCTCCTGGACCGAAGAGGCGATGTCGGCAGGCTATGACGATGTGCTGGAGCTGATGTTACGCTACCGGCAGAACATGGTGGAAGAGAAGCCGTGCCGTCGCTTCATCAACACGCTCAGCCACGCCATGTCGAACGGCGAGTCTCTGACCTCGGTACGTAAAGAGTATCTCAAAGCATTCTGCACCGTGCCTGCCGTGGTGAAACGCCAGCAGCACGATCTCGACATGGCCACACGCCGCGCGCAGTCGCAGCCGGATGCCGCTTCGAAAAAATGGCAGTCCATTCAGACTGCCATTTATGAGGTGATTCGCTAA
- a CDS encoding SDR family NAD(P)-dependent oxidoreductase, translated as MSERIALVTGGSRGLGKNAALKLAADGTGIVLTYNRSQQEALDVVHEIQQKGVNAAALQLNVGDITGFDTFAQQLQQTLRTVWQRETFDYLLNNAGTGLYAPYTDTTEAQFDEALNIHFKGPFFLTQRLLPLLNDGGRILNVSSGLARFTQPGSGTYAAMKGAMEVLTRYQAKELGARGIAVNIIAPGAIETDFGGGRVRDNADLNQLLASQTALGRVGLPDDIGDAIAALLSDKLGWMNAQRIEVSGGMFL; from the coding sequence ATGAGTGAACGTATCGCATTAGTGACGGGTGGTAGCCGCGGTCTGGGTAAAAACGCTGCGTTAAAGCTGGCGGCAGACGGCACGGGAATCGTCCTGACATATAACCGTAGCCAGCAGGAAGCGCTGGACGTTGTGCATGAAATTCAGCAAAAAGGCGTCAACGCAGCGGCATTACAGCTCAACGTCGGGGATATCACGGGTTTTGATACTTTTGCCCAACAGCTTCAGCAAACCCTTAGGACCGTCTGGCAGCGTGAAACCTTTGACTATTTATTGAACAATGCCGGAACGGGTTTATATGCGCCCTATACCGACACGACGGAAGCCCAGTTTGATGAGGCGCTGAACATTCATTTCAAAGGACCTTTCTTCCTGACCCAGCGCCTGCTGCCGCTGCTTAACGACGGGGGACGGATCCTCAACGTCTCCAGCGGGCTGGCCCGTTTTACCCAGCCGGGCTCAGGAACCTACGCGGCCATGAAGGGGGCGATGGAAGTGCTGACTCGCTATCAGGCGAAGGAGCTGGGCGCGCGCGGGATCGCCGTCAATATCATTGCGCCGGGCGCGATTGAAACCGACTTTGGTGGCGGACGCGTGCGCGACAACGCGGATCTGAATCAGCTGCTGGCCTCGCAGACGGCGCTGGGACGGGTGGGGCTGCCGGACGATATTGGCGATGCCATTGCGGCACTGCTCAGCGATAAACTGGGCTGGATGAATGCGCAACGTATTGAAGTATCAGGCGGTATGTTCCTGTAA
- the yhjD gene encoding inner membrane protein YhjD — MTPENNPQRPTQHLEYEPVKKMETGPEEATSPGAASKALGTVTGIAARIQQFPMVAHLIRATERFNDRMGNQFGAAITYFSFLSMIPILMVSFAAAGFVLASHPTLLQDIFNKILNNVSDPTLASTLKSTINTAVQQRTTVGIVGLLIALYSGVNWMGNLREAIRAQSRDVWERKPQDQEKIWVKYLRDFVSLIGLLVALIVTLSITSVAGSAQQMIISALYLDYIEWLKPAWRGIGLAISIFANYLLFFWIFWRLPRHRPRKKALRGTLIAAIGFEVIKIVMTYTLPSLVKSPSGAAFGSVLGLMAFFYFFARLTLFCAAWIATAEYKDDPRMPGKTHR, encoded by the coding sequence GTGACGCCGGAAAACAACCCGCAACGACCCACCCAACATTTAGAGTACGAGCCCGTCAAAAAGATGGAAACCGGGCCTGAAGAGGCCACATCGCCAGGTGCCGCCAGCAAAGCGCTGGGGACCGTCACCGGCATCGCCGCAAGAATTCAGCAGTTTCCCATGGTTGCGCATCTGATCCGCGCGACCGAGCGCTTTAATGACCGCATGGGAAACCAGTTTGGTGCCGCCATCACCTATTTTTCCTTCCTGTCGATGATACCGATCCTGATGGTGTCGTTTGCGGCGGCAGGTTTTGTGCTCGCGTCGCACCCGACGCTGCTGCAGGATATCTTCAATAAGATCCTGAATAACGTCAGTGACCCGACCCTGGCCAGCACGCTCAAAAGCACCATTAATACCGCCGTCCAGCAGCGTACCACCGTCGGCATCGTCGGTTTGCTGATTGCCCTTTACTCCGGCGTTAACTGGATGGGCAACCTGCGCGAGGCCATTCGCGCCCAGTCGCGCGATGTCTGGGAGCGTAAGCCGCAGGACCAGGAGAAAATTTGGGTTAAGTATCTCCGCGATTTTGTTTCGCTGATTGGCCTGCTTGTCGCGCTCATCGTGACGCTTTCCATTACCTCCGTGGCGGGCTCGGCGCAGCAGATGATCATCTCCGCGCTTTACCTTGATTACATCGAATGGCTGAAGCCCGCCTGGCGCGGCATTGGTCTGGCCATTTCCATCTTCGCCAACTACCTGCTGTTCTTCTGGATCTTCTGGCGCTTGCCCCGCCACCGTCCGCGCAAGAAGGCGCTCCGCGGCACATTGATTGCGGCGATCGGCTTTGAAGTCATCAAAATCGTGATGACCTACACCTTACCGTCACTGGTTAAATCCCCTTCCGGCGCGGCCTTTGGCTCGGTGCTGGGGCTGATGGCGTTCTTCTACTTCTTCGCGCGTTTAACTCTGTTCTGCGCGGCGTGGATTGCCACCGCCGAGTACAAAGACGACCCGCGAATGCCGGGCAAAACGCACCGGTAA